The Actinobacillus suis ATCC 33415 DNA segment GCGGCGGATTTCCGTAATCTAGGTACAAAATCATGGGACGCAAATGCCAATCAAAATACGGCATGGCTAGCAAATCCATACCGTAAAGGTGAAGATGATATGGGATTGGTTTATGGTGCGGTCGGTCGTAACTTTCCTAAGCCTGATGGCGGTTCAATTGATTTACTGCGTCAAATTGTCAATGACCTAAAAAAAGGCGTGGATAATCGAGGTGAAATTTATACCTTTTATCATCCGGGTGTATTTCATATGGGCTGTTTACGTCCGTGCTTATATAGCCATCATTTCTCACTTTTAGACGGTACACTTTATCTCAACAGTACTCAGCGTTCTGCCGATGTGCCGTTAGGTTTAAACTGGAATATGATTCAATGTTACACATTCTTAGCTTTAATGGCGCAAATTACCGGGCACAAAGCCGGACAAGCATTCCATAAAATTGTCAATGCGCATATTTATGAAGACCAGCTAGAATTAATGCGTGATGTACAATTGAAAAGAGAGCCGCTAGGCGCACCCAAACTTTGGATAAATCCGGAAATTAAGTCATTGGAAGATTTAGAAACATGGGTAACGCTTGATGATTTCAAAGTAGAAGGCTATGAATATCA contains these protein-coding regions:
- a CDS encoding thymidylate synthase, with product MKQYLDLCHRIVNEGKWVENERTGKRCLTVINADLTYDVANGEFPLVTTRRSFWKAAIAELLGYIRGYDNAADFRNLGTKSWDANANQNTAWLANPYRKGEDDMGLVYGAVGRNFPKPDGGSIDLLRQIVNDLKKGVDNRGEIYTFYHPGVFHMGCLRPCLYSHHFSLLDGTLYLNSTQRSADVPLGLNWNMIQCYTFLALMAQITGHKAGQAFHKIVNAHIYEDQLELMRDVQLKREPLGAPKLWINPEIKSLEDLETWVTLDDFKVEGYEYHPSIQYPFAV